A single window of Choristoneura fumiferana unplaced genomic scaffold, NRCan_CFum_1 Sck3bRy_343;HRSCAF=565_pilon, whole genome shotgun sequence DNA harbors:
- the LOC141445083 gene encoding uncharacterized protein yields the protein NNSPFNRSGMTRRSPPSSPAPATGPAPAPRTPARPEDPLEVVSTSEIQNWMSSIEQCLNEVCAISSEGKLNSEQKLRISNLCRKVGHGTSQLAVQYQALKQKTLQFHKSLQVLEDNQDLSQQLLDLKKRIEKRIEESSKTTAGPVSFAEVIKRNAKTFIQPSNVSSVAIYPNDKKKTSEETKNLVQTLIRPEQLKLQVRGLHKTRNGGVIISTDTKADIEKLKQSAQLTSSGLTVDEPHKRKPRIVVVGVPSDMQDTEVYNCIFQQNLAGTFEGMTYETFISSIKLSHKSGKKEAETCNYVLEVTAQIRKALITKERVFVHWSSCPVRDFTLVTRCFKCQQYGHAAKSCRRETSTCGHCGETGHDIKLCTRKAEPSKCATCMFFKKPCGHKTGDSECPARLLAEKRYLNTIDYGGV from the exons AATAATAGTCCATTTAATCGGAGTGGGATGACGCGTCGCAGCCCGCCATCTTCACCGGCGCCCGCAACTGGCCCCGCTCCCGCCCCCCGCACGCCCGCTAGACCAGAGGATCCTCTAGAAGTCGTATCGACGTCCGAGATCCAGAACTGGATGTCCTCAATCGAGCAGTGCTTGAATGAAGTGTGCGCTATATCCTCGGAAGGGAAATTGAATTCTGAGCAGAAACTGAGGATAAGCAATCTTTGCCGCAAAGTAGGTCATGGCACTTCACAATTGGCCGTGCAGTACCAGGCATTGAAGCAGAAAACTCTTCAGTTTCATAAGTCCCTGCAGGTACTGGAAGACAATCAAGACCTTTCGCAGCAGTTACTGGACCTTAAgaaacgtat tgagaaACGTATCGAAGAATCTTCGAAAACTACTGCGGGACCTGTCTCCTTCGCCGAAGTCATAAAACGAAACGCGAAGACCTTTATACAGCCCAGTAATGTCAGCTCCGTAGCGATCTATCCGAATGACAAAAAGAAGACCAGCGAGGAGACAAAAAACCTCGTTCAGACATTAATCCGACCTGAACAATTGAAGCTGCAGGTGAGAGGTTTACACAAGACCAGGAACGGCGGAGTAATCATCAGCACTGATACCAAGGCCGACATTGAGAAGTTGAAGCAGTCTGCGCAGCTGACCTCGTCGGGGCTCACCGTGGATGAACCGCACAAGCGCAAACCGAGGATCGTAGTTGTTGGTGTGCCTTCAGATATGCAGGACACGGAAGTGTACAACTGCATCTTCCAACAAAACTTAGCCGGAACATTTGAAGGTATGACATACGAAACCTTTATTAGCTCTATTAAACTCAGCCATAAGTCGGGGAAAAAAGAGGCCGAGACCTGCAATTACGTGTTAGAAGTAACAGCTCAGATACGTAAGGCCTTAATTACAAAGGAGAGAGTGTTCGTGCATTGGTCATCCTGCCCCGTAAGGGATTTCACTTTGGTAACGAGGTGTTTTAAGTGCCAGCAGTACGGGCACGCCGCCAAGTCCTGCCGACGGGAGACCTCCACTTGTGGACACTGTGGAGAAACTGGCCATGATATCAAACTATGCACCAGGAAAGCCGAACCATCAAAATGTGCTACTTGTATGTTTTTCAAAAAGCCGTGCGGCCACAAGACGGGCGACTCCGAATGTCCTGCTAGATTACTTGCAGAGAAGAGGTACCTTAACACCATTGACTATGGCGGCGTCTAA
- the LOC141445079 gene encoding uncharacterized protein — MSSLLRSLPWFYLSRFLRLFPLLAAAVLLQASLIHRVADGPGWHGMAKLVGNCRRYCACPYRGTCRVDMQLHVVSPLVLFWVWAAAAPRGPLSPPPCSPPSPLRSLLSSLPLVIITCHALSFATFFYVVYIVHPCMQADWDNHFADSMNNSFRRSGWSLALCWMILACVHGYGGPVNWFLSLRLWKFVARISYAMYLYHYLIQKSIRLPPSLPFISTWKHYLRRLRLISYTRLLFRRRCASSSRNLPSPCRRCSYKASPNSNDKNMKKRMTLCHWTK, encoded by the exons atgt CGTCGTTGCTGCGGAGCCTGCCCTGGTTCTACCTGAGCCGCTTCCTGCGGCTGTTTCCGCTGCTGGCGGCTGCAGTGCTGCTGCAAGCGTCGTTAATACACCGGGTGGCTGACGGGCCCGGCTGGCACGGCATGGCTAAACTGGTCGGCAACTGCCGCCGCTACTG TGCGTGCCCGTATCGTGGTACCTGTCGCGTGGACATGCAGCTGCACGTGGTGTCCCCGCTGGTGCTGTTCTGGGTGTGggcagccgccgcgccgcgtGGGCCGCTCTCGCCGCCGCCCTGCTCGCCTCCCTCGCCGCTACGCTCGCTTTTGTCTTCCCTTCCAC TGGTAATAATTACATGCCACGCTCTGTCATTTGCCACATTTTTCTACGTCGTCTACATCGTGCATCCGTGCATGCAAGCGGACTGGGACAACCATTTCGCTGACAGCATGAACAACTCCTTCAGACGGTCCGGCTGGTCGCTGGCTCTCTGCTGGATGATATTAGCTTGTGTCCACGGTTACGGAG GTCCTGTGAACTGGTTCCTGTCGCTGCGGCTGTGGAAGTTTGTGGCCCGCATCTCTTACGCGATGTATCTGTACCACTATTTAATTCAGAAATCAATACGACTGCCGCCTTCACTCCCGTTTATTTCAACATGGAAACACTA TTTAAGACGTTTGCGACTGATCTCGTATACACGGTTATTATTTCGACGACGATGTGCGTCTTCATCGAGGAACCTGCCCTCACCCTGCAGAAGATGCTCCTACAAG GCGTCGCCAAACAGCAACGACAAGAACATGAAGAAAAGAATGACCCTATGCCATTGGACGAAATGA